From Tripterygium wilfordii isolate XIE 37 chromosome 13, ASM1340144v1, whole genome shotgun sequence, the proteins below share one genomic window:
- the LOC120011702 gene encoding protein DETOXIFICATION 27-like, producing the protein MNTTTTHYITLLSKTSKFKPVLPRSCQAKSEKQNTEMASKGAVEEDKKVPLLEDFDSRYEEDDQNQTLTRRFWIESKKLWQIVGPAIVSRLTSYSMLVITQAFAGHLGDLELAAISIANNVVVGFDFGLLLGMASALETLCGQAFGAKKYHMLGVYMQRSWIVLFLCCILLLPLYLFASPILKIFGQPSDIAELSGVASIWMIPLHFSFAFQFPLQRFLQSQLKNMVIAWVSVAALLMHVFVSWLFVYKLQLGLVGTAVTLNFSWWVLVFGLLGYTIFGGCPHTWAGFSIEAFSGLWEFTKLSAASGVMLCLENWYYRILILMTGNLQNAEIAVDALSICMTINGWEMMIPFAFFAGTGVRVANELGAGNGRGAKTATMVAVSTSMVIGIFFWLLIVIFHNDIGLIFSSSHNVLEAVNQLSILLAFTVLLNSVQPVLSGVAVGSGWQSYVAYINLGCYYLIGVPLGFVMGWVFDQGVMGIWAGMIFGGTAIQTLILAIITYRCDWDKEAEKASMHVQKWAESI; encoded by the exons ATGAACACCACCACAACTCACTATATAACTCTCCTGAGCAAaacatcaaagttcaaaccagTACTCCCTCGCTCTTGCCAAGCGAAAAGTGAGAAACAAAATACAGAAATGGCTAGCAAGGGCGCAGTAGAGGAGGACAAGAAGGTACCTTTACTTGAAGATTTTGATTCAAGATATGAAGAAGATGATCAAAATCAGACTCTAACAAGGAGGTTCTGGATTGAATCAAAGAAACTATGGCAGATAGTTGGTCCTGCAATTGTCAGCCGTCTCACCTCATATTCTATGCTGGTTATCACTCAAGCCTTTGCTGGTCATTTGGGGGACCTTGAACTTGCTGCCATTTCAATTGCTAATAATGTTGTTGTGGGTTTCGATTTCGGGCTTTTG TTGGGAATGGCAAGTGCATTAGAAACATTATGTGGACAAGCGTTCGGGGCAAAGAAGTACCACATGTTGGGTGTTTATATGCAGAGATCATGGATTGTTTTGTTCCTCTGCTGTATCCTCCTTTTGCCTCTGTATCTCTTTGCCTCTCCAATCTTAAAAATCTTTGGACAGCCTTCAGACATAGCTGAACTATCTGGGGTTGCTTCCATATGGATGATACCACTTCACTTCAGCTTTGCTTTCCAGTTCCCTCTGCAGAGATTCTTGCAAAGCCAGTTAAAGAACATGGTCATAGCATGGGTGTCTGTGGCAGCTCTTTTAATGCATGTGTTTGTGAGTTGGTTGTTTGTGTATAAGCTTCAACTGGGTCTGGTTGGTACTGCAGTTACATTAAACTTTTCTTGGTGGGTTTTGGTGTTTGGGCTACTGGGTTATACTATTTTTGGTGGGTGTCCTCATACTTGGGCTGGTTTCTCCATTGAAGCATTTTCTGGTCTCTGGGAATTCACCAAACTTTCAGCTGCTTCTGGTGTCATGCTATG CTTGGAGAATTGGTATTATAGAATACTGATATTGATGACTGGAAATCTTCAGAATGCAGAGATTGCTGTGGATGCTTTGTCAATCTG TATGACCATAAATGGATGGGAGATGATGATTCCGTTCGCATTCTTTGCTGGGACCGG AGTAAGGGTAGCAAATGAGCTTGGAGCTGGCAATGGCAGAGGAGCCAAGACTGCGACGATGGTGGCTGTTTCAACATCAATGGTTATTGGGATTTTCTTCTGGCTATTGATTGTCATCTTCCACAATGATATTGGGTTGATATTCTCTTCAAGTCATAATGTCTTAGAAGCAGTGAACCAGCTCTCAATCCTCTTAGCCTTCACAGTTCTACTCAACAGTGTTCAGCCAGTTCTCTCAGGAGTGGCTGTGGGATCAGGATGGCAGTCATATGTTGCATACATCAACTTAGGCTGCTATTATCTGATTGGGGTACCTCTCGGATTTGTGATGGGCTGGGTCTTCGATCAAGGAGTTATG GGAATCTGGGCTGGAATGATTTTCGGTGGCACTGCAATACAGACCTTGATATTAGCCATCATTACGTACCGATGCGATTGGGATAAAGAG GCAGAGAAAGCAAGCATGCACGTACAAAAATGGGCAGAAAGCATTTGA
- the LOC120011921 gene encoding putative clathrin assembly protein At4g40080 produces MGRITNLREFIGIIKDKASQSKAAVLSNPKNITLRLAILRATTHDPFNPPNQKHLNTLLSYGHSSRATAAAAIEALMDRLQTTRDSSVALKCLITVHHIIKHGSFILQDQLSVYPSAGGRNYLKLSNFRDHTSPLTWELSSWVRWYALYLEHLLSTSRILGFFLCSTSSTIEKDKEEEKVSSLTNTDLLRELNSLVSLLEEICKRPELLHIHGNKLVDEVMGLVGEDYLSSINEVWVRVNEVSQRLSCLSFGESVELACGLKRLEDCKEKLFVLSTRKKALIETLWVLIVEMKDGLSRACVEDRRLVVMGTRDRVSKSARFGDRVVSYGDSVSLASGKFGFSNRFMFSIQESVQSCA; encoded by the exons ATGGGACGCATAACAAATCTCAGAGAATTCATAGGCATAATCAAGGATAAGGCCTCTCAAAGCAAAGCGGCAGTACTCTCAAACCCCAAAAATATAACTCTCCGCTTAGCAATCCTCAGAGCCACCACACATGACCCCTTCAATCCTCCCAATCAAAAACACCTCAATACCCTCCTCTCTTACGGCCACAGCTCACGCGCCACCGCTGCAGCAGCTATTGAAGCTCTCATGGACCGCCTCCAGACCACGCGTGACTCCTCCGTTGCTCTCAAGTGCCTAATCACCGTCCATCACATCATCAAACATGGCAGCTTCATATTACAAGATCAACTCTCTGTTTACCCTTCCGCTGGCGGTCGAAATTACCTAAAGTTGTCTAATTTTAGAGATCATACCTCTCCATTGACGTGGGAGCTCTCTTCTTGGGTTAGATG GTATGCTCTGTACCTTGAACATCTCTTGTCCACATCAAGAATCTTGGGCTTTTTCCTCTGCTCAACGTCGAGCACGATAGagaaagacaaagaagaagagaaagtctCATCACTCACAAACACTGATTTGCTGAGAGAACTTAATTCTCTGGTCAGTTTGCTAGAGGAGATATGCAAAAGACCCGAACTTTTGCACATTCATGGCAACAAATTGGTGGACGAGGTAATGGGTTTGGTGGGTGAGGATTATTTGTCATCAATAAACGAAGTTTGGGTCCGAGTCAATGAGGTGAGTCAGAGACTGAGTTGCCTGAGTTTCGGAGAATCGGTCGAGTTGGCTTGTGGATTGAAGAGACTTGAGGATTGTAAAGagaagttgtttgtgttgtcAACAAGAAAGAAAGCTTTGATTGAGACTCTCTGGGTTTTGATTGTTGAGATGAAGGATGGGTTGAGCAGGGCTTGTGTTGAAGATAGGAGATTGGTAGTCATGGGAACAAGAGACAGAGTAAGTAAGTCAGCTCGGTTTGGGGACCGAGTTGTGAGTTATGGTGACTCAGTTTCATTAGCTTCAGGGAAATTTGGGTTTAGTAATAGATTTATGTTTTCAATTCAAGAATCCGTTCAGTCTTGTGCGTGA